CATAAAGAATCCTTTTTTATTATTCTTTAAATCATTTAAAGTAAGATCAAATGCATCGGCAAGCCAGTTTCCTCTTCCGTTGGTTATTCTTTGTGAAGCCAAAGGATCAATAATAAGGGTACGATTATTAATTTTAGTTACAGATTTCAGATCCTGATACAAATCGATTTTTGCTTCTTTGAATTTCTGCAGATTTTCCTGAGACAATCCACTAGTAGGACCACCGATCAGGATTTTTGTTTTTGAAGCCGCAAAATCTTTCAAAATAGGTTCTGAACTGTTTCTGTTATCCGAGTGGGCATAAAAATCTGCGGGAGTAGCATCTGTAACATCTCCTGTAGAAATCAATCCGGAAACCATTCCTTTCTCAGCAATAATATCAGGGATTTGTGCAAGTGCTTTTCCCATATTATCAACTCCTACAAATGTATTTTTGGTTTTTACTCCTGTTGCAAATGCCGTAGATCCCGGTGCCGAATCCGTAATATAAGCGTTGGATGAATTAGTTTTGGACAGCCCTGTGGATTTCATGTTGAAAACATTCAGTTTTCCTTTGTTGGCTGTAAAGGCAGCGTAATATTGTGGCAAAGAAGTTCCGTCCGGAATAAGAAGGATCACATTCTTTACTTTTTGCTCAACACCATCTGATTGATAAGTCGGAGTATAAGTAGTGTATTCCTTTGTATTCTTATAAAAGTTCTTTGGAATAGTATTCATGAATTTTTTAAGATCCGGAATATGATCGGTATTGATATAATCCACCCCTAAATCCATAAAATTTACCCATGCATTAGGAAAATCCGGAGCACCGTAAAAACGTACAGGTTTCTGTTGAGCATGCGCTTTGTCAACTGCACTTTTGATTTTCTGAGTTTCTTCATCTCTTGGAATTCCTTTTCCATTCCATTTTACCAGTCCCGGAAGATCTGCACTGAACATTCCGACTCTTTTCAGCTGATCTGAAGAATAGCTTTTATCAAGATCTCCATCAAAGTAAAGATAATTGGGATAGTTGTTAAAATCTGCCGGCTGAGGTCTTCCTCCGGTAATGACAATTTTAATTCCCGGATTTCCTGTGATCTCAGGATATTTCTTTAAAGTACTCACCAAAGTCGCCAGTGTTGTTTTATAATCCTGCTTAATATCAATCAGCAACTGAAGCTTTTTATTGGTATCAGGATAAATATTCCCTTTGTTCAGTTTAATCTGTTTTGAAATAGGATCGAGATAAAGATTTTCCAGTGTTCGGTCTGCAGAAAGTTCTTTTTCGGTATGGGCTACCCAAAGTTTATCCTTTACCAGAAAAACATCAGCTTCGATAGATCCAAATTGAGCATAGTAAGCCTGCCAAAAAGGAATCTCCTGCATATAGTCATTATGTGAATGTGCATTTCCTACATTGTAATGTAAATAATTCTGTGCCTGATTTTCAGAAAAAGCAGCCAGGGCTAATACAGCCCATATTTTTGATAGTTTCATCGTATATCCTTATTATTTTTTATAGACCATGGAGCGATCTAAATCTGTACCTGTGAAAAAAAACTATATCATCACAGAAGCATCTGCAATGATATAGTGGCTTATATATAAAAGATTAAAATTTTACCAGCCTTCATTTTGTTTAATGATTCCATGACTGTTTACGATTTCAGCCTGCGGAACTGCCCAAACATTATGTACAGCTGGATTAAAGTTTCTTGCTGCCCAAACTACCTGTCCATTGATCCCGTGCAGAGGTTTAGCATACGCTGCCTGCGCATCTCCCCAACGTACAAGGTCTCTGTGTCTGTCTGCCCATTCACCTGCCAGTTCACAACGTCTTTCATGTTTCAGATCAGCCATGGTACATCCGTTTTTCGGAGTTAAGCCCGCACGTACTCTGATCATATTGATTTCCTGATCCGCAGATTTACCCTGCATCAGCATTGCTTCCGCTTTGATGAGAATCACCTCAGCATAACGCATGATCGGAACGGAAAGGTCTGTACATGGGTAATCTCCGTTGGCACTTACATGACCACTGTTTAACTGATATTTGAAGGCATCCATGTATTTATTAAACTGATATCCTGTAAGGGAATTAGAAGAAGCATATGTTCTTTCTTTTCCGTTGAAGGTAAATTTGTCTCCTATTTTCAGAATAGTAGCACTTCTTCTAAGATCTCCGGTTTCGTATTCGTCAAAAAGTTCCTTAGTCGGTTGGAAATATCCCCATCCGTTATATTCTCCCCAACCTTTGTTTTCAAGCATTACCCCCGGAAGGATACTTCCCCAAGCAGTAAATTTGGGAGTTCCAGGAATAGACCAGATATATTCTGAACTGTAGTTATTTTCCGCTTTGAAAACATCAGCGAAATTACCCAATAAGGCTCTGTTTCCCTTGGTCATTACTTCATTAGCCCAGAATTCTGCATTCTTCCAGTCTTTCATAAAAAGATATACTTTTGCCAAAAGCGCCCATGCAGCAGCTTTATGAGGTCTTCCGTAGTCTTTTGCAGGAAGTTCAGCCTGAGTAGGTAATAATTCTGCGGCTCTTTTCAGGTCATTCACAATGTAGGTGTAATTTTCCATCACGTTGGCCGCTCTTGGAATTGGGTTGGGATCCGGATCTTTTGAGCGGTCAATAATAGGAATTCCCGCTTTTTCATTTCCGTAAGAATAAGCCAGTTCAAAATACATTCTGCTGCTCATGAATAAAGCTTCTCCAAGATATTTATTTTTGGTAGCTTGTGAAGTTTGAATATTATCAACGTTACGGATTACACGATTAGCCACTCCAATCACATTAAATCTTTTGTTCCATTGGGTTTCAAGGTCACCTGCTGCGATATAATTGCTGCTGAAGTTTTTCGCATTATCAGCCTCACTTTTCGCTCTTCCGGTTACCATATCATCGCTGGCATTGATAAACCAGAAAAGACCTCTTCCATAAAATTCACCGTCAAATAATGGTTTATACATCGCATTTGCTCCGGTAATAAGGTCGTTTTCCGTTTTCCAGAAACTAGCTTCCGTAGGAGTTCCTTCCGGCTGAACATCCAGCTCCCCTGTACACGATAAAAGCATTACGGATATTCCTGAGATTAAAAATATTTTATTGAAAAATTTCATTTCTTTACTTTTTGTTAGTTAAAAATTATAATCCGATCTCCACACCAAAGATGAATGAGCGTGCCTGAGGATATCTTCCGGTATCTACACCATAAGAATTCATTCCTACTTCAGGATCAAACCCTGTATATTTCGTTATTGTAAACAGGTTATTAGAAGTCACATACACTCTCACTTTATTTACATCCAGCCTGCTGTACAATTCTTTCGGTAATGAATAACCGATGGTAAGGTTCTTCAGTCTTAAGTAAGATCCGTCTTCCACATAGAAATCTGATACTTTGGAATAGTTACCACTCGGATCTCCGTGTACCAGTCTTGGAATATCAGTATTGGTATTCTGAGGAGTCCATGCGTTCAGAATATCTCTGTCCATATTGTAGTTCTGCCCTGTTCCACCCGGATTCAAGGAAATAAATTTCATTCCATTAAATATTTTATTTCCATACACTCCCTGGAAGAATAAGTTAAGATCAAAATTTTTCCACGTCATGTTATAAGAGAAACCATAAGAAAACTTAGGATATGGACTTCCCAGATTGACAAAGTCATTATTATTAAGCACTCCGGTATTTCCTTCTTTCTTCAGGAATTTAATATCTCCGGGTTTTGCATTGGGCTGAATAAGATTACCGTTGGCATCTTTATAATTATTGATTTCTTCCTGAGTCTGGAAAATTCCTCCCGTCTTGTACCCATAGAAAGAATAGAGAGGATCACCTACTTTCACACGGGTTGGTTTCAAAACGCCTCTTACTCCATTATCATTGATAAAGATCTCATCTACATTGGCTAATTGCTTCACCGTATTTTTTAGTTGACTCATAGTAGCTCCGACTGAGAAAGTAAAATCACCAGAAACTACCTTGTTATAATTAATCCCCAGTTCATACCCTTTATCCTGGAATAATCCTGCATTTACATATTGATTATTATAAGTTGCTGTACTTGGTAAGCTTACAT
This region of Chryseobacterium culicis genomic DNA includes:
- a CDS encoding alkaline phosphatase, encoding MKLSKIWAVLALAAFSENQAQNYLHYNVGNAHSHNDYMQEIPFWQAYYAQFGSIEADVFLVKDKLWVAHTEKELSADRTLENLYLDPISKQIKLNKGNIYPDTNKKLQLLIDIKQDYKTTLATLVSTLKKYPEITGNPGIKIVITGGRPQPADFNNYPNYLYFDGDLDKSYSSDQLKRVGMFSADLPGLVKWNGKGIPRDEETQKIKSAVDKAHAQQKPVRFYGAPDFPNAWVNFMDLGVDYINTDHIPDLKKFMNTIPKNFYKNTKEYTTYTPTYQSDGVEQKVKNVILLIPDGTSLPQYYAAFTANKGKLNVFNMKSTGLSKTNSSNAYITDSAPGSTAFATGVKTKNTFVGVDNMGKALAQIPDIIAEKGMVSGLISTGDVTDATPADFYAHSDNRNSSEPILKDFAASKTKILIGGPTSGLSQENLQKFKEAKIDLYQDLKSVTKINNRTLIIDPLASQRITNGRGNWLADAFDLTLNDLKNNKKGFFMMVEASQTDGGGHSNNIEQLVTELLDFDHVVGKAMKFADENKETLVIVLGDHETGGLTLLDGSLKEGWVFGNFSTNDHTSIPSSVFAYGPNSKEFTGLFENTEIFNKIMAAYGIQK
- a CDS encoding RagB/SusD family nutrient uptake outer membrane protein, whose amino-acid sequence is MKFFNKIFLISGISVMLLSCTGELDVQPEGTPTEASFWKTENDLITGANAMYKPLFDGEFYGRGLFWFINASDDMVTGRAKSEADNAKNFSSNYIAAGDLETQWNKRFNVIGVANRVIRNVDNIQTSQATKNKYLGEALFMSSRMYFELAYSYGNEKAGIPIIDRSKDPDPNPIPRAANVMENYTYIVNDLKRAAELLPTQAELPAKDYGRPHKAAAWALLAKVYLFMKDWKNAEFWANEVMTKGNRALLGNFADVFKAENNYSSEYIWSIPGTPKFTAWGSILPGVMLENKGWGEYNGWGYFQPTKELFDEYETGDLRRSATILKIGDKFTFNGKERTYASSNSLTGYQFNKYMDAFKYQLNSGHVSANGDYPCTDLSVPIMRYAEVILIKAEAMLMQGKSADQEINMIRVRAGLTPKNGCTMADLKHERRCELAGEWADRHRDLVRWGDAQAAYAKPLHGINGQVVWAARNFNPAVHNVWAVPQAEIVNSHGIIKQNEGW